A window of candidate division WOR-3 bacterium genomic DNA:
GTTTGCCGCACTGATCCGGGGCTGCGAGAATTGGGCGCGGGTGAATTTCAGCGCGGTCGAGCTCGAGCAGTTGGATACGCTCCGGCGGGCGCTGGGAATGGCCGAACCGAAGACGGAGTCCAGCCTTTAGACTACCGGTCAAAAGCTGTCAGCCTGAGATGGATTCTACAGGAGAATTCGGACTTGACCGAACCGAGGGATGGAGGATGAGGGATGAAAGCGGACGGAAGAAGGATGAGGGAGGAAGGACGAACGCCGGATGGCCGCACGCGGCTGGGAGTGCGGATGCAGGATGAGACTCCCGGCTAGCGGTGCGCGTTCCGAACGCGTGGGGGCGTGGAGTGATAGAAGAAGAACTCCGCGTTCTGTGCAGTGAAGAAGGGCGGCTCGTTTCCCCGTCGCAGTCCTCGGCGGGCGCTGAACGTCCGCAGTCGCCGGTAGCCTAAGTCCCGAGTCGTCCTCGCCGCCCCGCTGAGCGTCTGGGCTGCGACGTCGGGCTGAGCCGCAAGCCAAGAGAGCAGGTCACCGAAGGTTTGGTATGTGAACTGGCCACGGTCGCGGTCGGACTCGAAGAAGTTGAAGGCGTGAAGCAAGACGACGATGATCGGATCAGGATCTGAGGAAATTCGAGCGAAATCAACGGCCTCCCGCAGATGTCCCGGAGTGCACGTGTACGGCAGGAATCGCAGTTTCTTGAAACCTCCGCTGTCGGCGATGCCGTGTGTCTGGCCGGAACCCGAGACCATCTCGAAGCCGATGTCCTCCAGTGCGCGCAGCGTGTTTTCGTCATAGCTGTTCCACGGTGGGATGAACGTGGTCACCCTCACGTGATACAGACTCTCCAACGCCGCTCTCCCGGCGGACAACATGCGGAGTTGGGAAGAGTAGCCAAGGCCCCGGAATTCCGATTCGGAACCGGGACTCTTCGGCGCCATCGCGTTGTCACGATGCGCAAAGCCATGCATTGCGACTTCCACGAGACCGGTGCGAGCGGCGGCAGTCAATCTCCCTGCGGTCCCCGGGTCTATGGCCGCGCAGTTCGCAGGGTCATCCGTAAACGTTTCGGATACGTACGGTATCACTCCATAGGTGCAGGGGATGTTGCGCTTCTGGAAGACCGTGAGCAGCTCATCGCCGATACTCGAACCCGACCCCGCGTAGTCGTCGAAACGGAAGATGACTGTAATCCGTCGTGCCCGTGAGGCCGACGCGGCCCGGGCAGGGACACGGCACGCAAGAGGCAGTAGCACGAGAACGAGCGCCAGGCACCGCTGCCAGCTTAGCCGGGCCAAGCGCATGCATTGGCCCGTGCGCGAATTGTGCTGAGAGGTCATGGCTCGGGCGAGGCTTAAGGTTAGGTTGACGCCGACGGCGGTCCTTGGCTCACAGCTTCATTGTAGCGGAGTACCGTGAGTCTGCAAGAACGCGATGACCAACCGGAGCGCGACCCTGTGACCCGGACGTGCCGGCCAGTATCCGGCAGGACGTCTTCAACCCGCTCGCGCCGGTCCACCAGCCTCTTTGTACGCGCGCACGGCAGCGGGGAAGGAAACGGACCGTCCGGCCGAAAAGCAGAGGGGAGGCGTGAGCCTCCCCCTTCGATAGTGCGGTACTGCTGCTACTTCTCTCCTAAGATCTTGAACTCAACCCGGCGGTTGAGTGCGCGGCCGGCGTCGGTGTCGTTTGTGGCAATCGGCATGCTCTCACCGTAACCCCTGGAAGTCAGGCGCGACACGTCGATACCCAGGTTCTGCACCAGGTAGGAGACCACTGAGGCGGCCCGCCGGTCGGAGAGCGACAGGTTGTATGAGTCCGAGCCCTTGCTGTCGGTGTGGCCCTGGATCTCGACGTTGATCGTCGGGTTCTCGTTGAGCATGTTGGCAGCGGCCTCGAGCGCCGGCTTCGACTCAGGCTTGATGGTCGCCAGGTTGAAGTCGAAGTATATACCTTTGAGCGTAACCGACATACCCACCTTCAGCATCGCGAAGTCGCGTACGAACGGCTTGTCTTTCTCGACGATGAGCGCCGTGGTCTGCTTCACGTAGTCCTTCGACTCAACCACGACGGTGTAGGAGCCGGGCATCAACTGCGCCTTGTAGACGCCGGTGGCCGGGTCGGTATTGAAGAGAGCGTTGTCGAACGTAACCGTGGCCGACAGCCCCGCGTCCGTCTTCTTGTCGGAAACCCGGCCGGTAGCGGCGACGGCGACCTCGGCCGGCGAGAGCTTGAATGAGGCCGTAGCCAGCTTGTTGTCTTCGACCGCCAGGGTGATCGTCGCGGCGACGTGCCTGTCCGCGGTCGCGGTTATGGTGTAGACTCCGGTCTCCACCTGGTCGACCTGGAAGGCGCCGGTGACCGGGTCGGCGTTCACCGGAGCAAGTGCGGTGCCGGGGAACTCGATACGAGCACCCATCGGCGCACTGCTCACCGCGTCGATGACGGTGCCGGCAATCGTGCCGTAGGTCTTGAGCGGCCGCAGCTTGAAAGCGTAGTTGGTGACCTTGTCTTCCTCGACGGCCAGCGGCACCGCCTGTCGGTTGTAGCCCTCGGCGCTGACCTCGACCGTAACCGCGCCCACCGGGGCTTTCCTGGCCTCGAAGACGCCATCGGCGTCGGTGGTTATGGATGCCATCTTGGGGTCGTCCGGGAAGGCGATGGTGGCGGCCACCGGCCTGCCGGTGCTGGCGTTGGTCACAGTGCCGACAATCGTGCCATACACGGCCGGCGTGCGCCTGCCGAACGGCGTCGCGAAGCCGAGGCCGACGATGACCTCGTTAGGCTGTTTCACGCTGTCCATCGTGCCGGAGCTGAACGTGTAGCCAGCCTTGAGGAAACCACCGTTGGCGTTGCCGAGGACCACGCCCGGCGTGAGGTGGAGATGGCCGTCAGTAGTACCGAGGATGTCGGTTCCGTTCTGCAGCGAGACTCCCTCGACGAACAGGCCGAATCCTTTGCCCTGCAACTCGACCGCCGCCGCGTACTGGGTCTTGCCTCCGATCTTCCCGTAGTTGACTATCAGGTTCGGAGCCGAAGGCAGCACATCCTGGAACTGGAGCGTGAGCAGACCACTCCACGCGAGCTTGCTGGCTGGGTCGTAGGGGAGGGCTCCAGGGTCGAGGAATCCTGCTGTGTCACGGTACATGAAGGTATAGCTGGCCGTGCCGCCGATCTTGAGCACGGGAATGACCGGAACCGAGAGCTTGCCGCCGGCCTTCAGATCGCCGAACTTCCAGGTGAATCCATCCTCGGCGTAGGACTTGGGCATCTGAATCGCTCCACCCGAGGATGCGAACAACTCCAGCCCGACGTACTTTGTGGCGATTGGCGCGTAGCTAAGCTCGGGCGCGATGGCGTCGGCAACCCAGGCACTCGCGTTTGGGGAATCCTGGGGGGGCAGGAAATCGGCATTCCGGGCGAGCGCGTGAAGCGAGATCGTTAGACCGGCCTCTTCCTCGACCATCGCGTTCTGTACTCGGAACAACCCTTTGCCGCCACCGAACCCCGGGTACGCGAATACGAAGGCGGGTAGCACTGCCATCAGCAGCGCCAGTACTGACACCCTTGTTCTCACCTTAGCTCCTCTGGCTCCTGCGAGCCGCTATGCCTGTTTGACGGATTGTTGCTGGTGTAGCCAGGTCTCCGCGACAATGACTGCCGACTTCTGCGAGTGCTGAAGACCGGATTCACTGGGTCACCTCCAGGGCTCCGAGGAGCCTCGGTGGATGACGTGAAGGGTCTGTCGCACTGCAACCTGCCGGCACTAATATATTGACTCGCGGCAGCTTGTCAAGCCTTCGCCAGGACCCGCAAGACGACGTTAGAGTCACGAAACGCACGAGACGAACGGGTGTTGGACGCTTCAAGCCCGTTTCCCTCGGTTTCAGTTTCCTCGGGGCCATCATGTCCGAAGTCGGGGCAAGAGAGAGCCGCAAGGCACGCAAGGGTCGCGACCCGTGCGCAGAAGCCGGGCACATTCTGTTTCAGCACGCAGACGTTGTGTTTCTGGGAGACTCTAGACCGCAGTCTCTCCGCGCTCACCTGTGCTGATGCGGACGGCATCCTCAACGGGAGAGACATAGACCTTGCCGTCGGCACGCAACCCGGTGTGGGCGCCCGCTTGGATGGCGGATATCACGATCTCGACCAACTCGTCACGGCAGACAATCTCGATCTTCACGTGAGGCACCCAGCGGACACCGTTGTCCTCAATGTGTACCGGTTCGCTTTCGCCGCGGCTTCTGCCGAAGCCGTGGATATCGAAGACGCTCACGCCGGTCAGGCCCGCGAGTCCGTGCAAGCGCTCAATAACTGCCGCCAGCCGTTGGCGCTTGATATAGGCCTCTATCTTCTTCACGATCTACCTCCTGACAGAATCTGCGTTTCAGACCGCCGGTCCTCTTGGACGAAACGTGGCGCAAGCCACGGGTACATGGCGGGAATGAGGATGAGCGTTAGGATCGTCGATGTCACCAGCCCGAAAACCACGACTACCGCCAGTGGACGCTGGACTTCTGAACCCATCCCGGTCGACATCAGCAGCGGCACCAAACCCAGCACCGTGGTGATGGCTGTCATCAGCACCGGACGCAGGCGCAGCAGCCCGGCCTGGATGATGGCCGTTCGCGTTTCGGTCCCCTCCTCACGCAGTTGGTTGATGCAGGTCACCAGGACGAGGGCATTCTGCACCGCGATTCCGAACAACGCGATGAAACCGATTGCCGCCGGCACCGAG
This region includes:
- a CDS encoding P-II family nitrogen regulator — translated: MKKIEAYIKRQRLAAVIERLHGLAGLTGVSVFDIHGFGRSRGESEPVHIEDNGVRWVPHVKIEIVCRDELVEIVISAIQAGAHTGLRADGKVYVSPVEDAVRISTGERGETAV
- a CDS encoding DUF2334 domain-containing protein gives rise to the protein MTSQHNSRTGQCMRLARLSWQRCLALVLVLLPLACRVPARAASASRARRITVIFRFDDYAGSGSSIGDELLTVFQKRNIPCTYGVIPYVSETFTDDPANCAAIDPGTAGRLTAAARTGLVEVAMHGFAHRDNAMAPKSPGSESEFRGLGYSSQLRMLSAGRAALESLYHVRVTTFIPPWNSYDENTLRALEDIGFEMVSGSGQTHGIADSGGFKKLRFLPYTCTPGHLREAVDFARISSDPDPIIVVLLHAFNFFESDRDRGQFTYQTFGDLLSWLAAQPDVAAQTLSGAARTTRDLGYRRLRTFSARRGLRRGNEPPFFTAQNAEFFFYHSTPPRVRNAHR
- a CDS encoding OmpA family protein, producing the protein MRTRVSVLALLMAVLPAFVFAYPGFGGGKGLFRVQNAMVEEEAGLTISLHALARNADFLPPQDSPNASAWVADAIAPELSYAPIATKYVGLELFASSGGAIQMPKSYAEDGFTWKFGDLKAGGKLSVPVIPVLKIGGTASYTFMYRDTAGFLDPGALPYDPASKLAWSGLLTLQFQDVLPSAPNLIVNYGKIGGKTQYAAAVELQGKGFGLFVEGVSLQNGTDILGTTDGHLHLTPGVVLGNANGGFLKAGYTFSSGTMDSVKQPNEVIVGLGFATPFGRRTPAVYGTIVGTVTNASTGRPVAATIAFPDDPKMASITTDADGVFEARKAPVGAVTVEVSAEGYNRQAVPLAVEEDKVTNYAFKLRPLKTYGTIAGTVIDAVSSAPMGARIEFPGTALAPVNADPVTGAFQVDQVETGVYTITATADRHVAATITLAVEDNKLATASFKLSPAEVAVAATGRVSDKKTDAGLSATVTFDNALFNTDPATGVYKAQLMPGSYTVVVESKDYVKQTTALIVEKDKPFVRDFAMLKVGMSVTLKGIYFDFNLATIKPESKPALEAAANMLNENPTINVEIQGHTDSKGSDSYNLSLSDRRAASVVSYLVQNLGIDVSRLTSRGYGESMPIATNDTDAGRALNRRVEFKILGEK